One region of Culex pipiens pallens isolate TS chromosome 2, TS_CPP_V2, whole genome shotgun sequence genomic DNA includes:
- the LOC120414731 gene encoding uncharacterized protein LOC120414731, whose translation MRPLEGCGHWNQPAAECEGLRSDLSCVLMVTRCCRSSWWAWRSYFRRTNSPLQQHPARAPLVAKKISPEDFPNNKTASAVAVFQKLLLVLLFCPIVDYWSRRNCNCSCRLRRVTPSCLSFRTRWTASWWCSYQTHLTVSAPAVTWLTRSFENMIQARMVQSCQDCG comes from the exons ATGCGCCCGCTGGAGGGTTGTGGCCACTGGAACCAGCCAGCTGCGGAATGTGAAGGCCTAAGGTCGGACCTGTCCTGTGTGCTGATGGTGACACGATGCTGTCGGTCTAGCTGGTGGGCCTGGAGATCGTACTTTCGACGG ACAAATTCACCGCTTCAACAACACCCAGCGAGGGCACCTCTAGTGGCTAAGAAAATTTCACCCGAAGACTTTCCAAACAACAAAACAGCATCAGCAGTTGCTGTCTTTCAAAAGTTGCTGCTTGTCCTTCTATTTTGCCCAATCGTGGATTATTGGTCGCGGCGTAATTGTAACTGCTCGTGCCGCCTCCGGAGAGTGACGCCGTCGTGTCTAAGTTTCCGAACCCGATGGACGGCAAGCTGGTGGTGCTCGTACCAAACGCACCTGACGGTGTCGGCGCCAGCAGTAACGTGGCTTACCCGTTCGTTCGAAAACATGATCCAGGCGCGCATGGTACAAAGTTGTCAGGATTGCGGTTGA